In one window of Posidoniimonas corsicana DNA:
- a CDS encoding carboxypeptidase-like regulatory domain-containing protein has protein sequence MKRQPTRPDTGSRTLAATLTLALLAACGCDDGAVRAAGTVLLEGAPAAGGRLTLTPVSGGERAFGMIDSAGRFDLRARDSSGVAPGSYRVSFRGKLDDRLRARLQQRSINIPNAGELTMVYESPQQATFDVPPEGGEDLQISISKSEGWQVFVSE, from the coding sequence GTGAAACGACAGCCAACCAGACCGGACACCGGATCGAGGACGCTTGCCGCCACGTTGACGCTGGCGCTGCTGGCGGCTTGCGGGTGCGATGACGGCGCCGTCCGCGCCGCAGGCACCGTGCTGCTCGAAGGCGCGCCGGCCGCCGGCGGCCGGTTGACCCTGACGCCCGTGAGCGGGGGGGAGCGGGCCTTCGGCATGATCGATTCGGCCGGCCGGTTCGACCTGCGGGCCCGCGACTCCAGCGGCGTAGCCCCTGGGTCCTACCGGGTGTCGTTCCGGGGCAAGCTGGACGACAGGCTCCGGGCCCGCCTGCAGCAGCGGTCGATCAACATCCCCAACGCGGGCGAGTTGACCATGGTCTACGAGAGCCCGCAGCAAGCCACCTTCGACGTGCCGCCCGAAGGCGGCGAGGACCTTCAGATCTCCATCAGCAAGTCTGAGGGCTGGCAGGTCTTTGTTAGCGAGTGA